Proteins from a single region of Candidatus Puniceispirillum marinum IMCC1322:
- the fliE gene encoding flagellar hook-basal body complex protein FliE — translation MTSIGPVGSNISSLHAQVLKRADTALSKEPDNGFSDRIGDALKSVADTQKNAAELTKAYEMGTENDLTKVMVNQQVSSLGFQMTLNVRNKVLSAYKDIMNMPV, via the coding sequence ATGACATCTATTGGGCCAGTTGGAAGTAATATATCAAGCTTGCACGCACAGGTTTTAAAGCGTGCGGATACAGCCTTGAGCAAGGAACCAGATAACGGCTTTTCAGACCGTATTGGCGATGCTTTGAAATCTGTTGCTGATACCCAGAAAAACGCTGCCGAATTGACCAAGGCCTATGAAATGGGCACAGAAAATGACCTGACTAAGGTCATGGTCAATCAGCAGGTATCATCACTTGGTTTTCAGATGACATTGAATGTCCGAAACAAGGTTCTGAGTGCATATAAAGATATTATGAATATGCCGGTCTAG
- a CDS encoding sigma 54-interacting transcriptional regulator — MGSIHLEIDSFDAASCLADILNDRMLPFTSKGDNAAPGDAENQGRASAYVCSAAFEAKSGGQEGVIALSRKYRASQVLIVNENQPEFKIEEQFGGKFIRVSLPVKTAKLANPLADRALDYGLQLIATLLSGEKNVAAGDSSSFELLNLAKRVASTDVTVFVNGPTGTGKEVLAKFVHNHSSRTAAPFVGVNCAAIPENMLEAILFGYEKGAFTGASTSNKGIFRAADSGTLLLDEISEMPLGLQAKLLRVLQEKAVTPIGSQTDIPVDVRVIATTNRDMAHEIRTGGFREDLYYRLNVFPLNTISVADRALDIVPICTFLMRRHCSDISNIPWLTDAAVEKLTSYAWPGNVRELENVLQRALVLAMDNKITVADIVTDDAIHNMNRQPLTSETLQNVAVG, encoded by the coding sequence ATGGGCTCAATTCACTTGGAAATCGACAGCTTCGACGCTGCATCATGTCTGGCTGACATACTTAATGACCGTATGCTTCCATTCACATCCAAAGGTGACAATGCTGCACCTGGAGATGCTGAAAATCAGGGGCGCGCAAGTGCATATGTATGTTCAGCAGCCTTTGAAGCTAAATCAGGTGGTCAGGAAGGCGTCATTGCGCTGAGCCGGAAATATCGTGCTAGCCAGGTCCTTATTGTCAACGAAAATCAGCCAGAATTTAAAATCGAAGAACAGTTTGGCGGAAAATTTATCCGTGTGTCTTTGCCTGTTAAAACAGCAAAGCTGGCTAACCCTTTGGCGGATCGTGCGCTTGACTATGGTTTGCAATTAATCGCCACATTGTTGTCCGGCGAAAAGAATGTTGCGGCTGGTGACAGCTCCAGCTTTGAGCTTCTGAACCTAGCCAAGCGTGTTGCCAGTACAGATGTAACTGTTTTCGTCAATGGGCCCACGGGCACCGGCAAAGAGGTTCTGGCAAAATTTGTTCATAATCATTCATCGCGCACCGCCGCTCCCTTTGTGGGTGTGAATTGTGCAGCTATTCCCGAAAATATGCTTGAGGCTATTTTGTTTGGTTATGAGAAAGGCGCCTTTACAGGTGCATCTACATCAAATAAAGGCATTTTCCGGGCGGCTGATAGTGGTACGCTTTTGTTAGACGAAATTTCTGAGATGCCGCTTGGCCTACAGGCCAAACTACTCCGCGTGCTTCAGGAAAAGGCGGTCACACCAATCGGTTCACAGACCGACATTCCGGTTGATGTTCGTGTTATTGCTACAACCAACCGTGATATGGCGCATGAAATCCGCACCGGCGGGTTCCGCGAGGATTTGTATTACCGGTTGAACGTATTTCCTTTGAATACCATCAGTGTTGCTGATCGCGCACTCGACATTGTGCCTATTTGCACATTTTTGATGCGTCGTCACTGTTCTGACATTTCAAATATTCCATGGCTCACCGATGCTGCGGTTGAAAAACTGACTAGCTACGCATGGCCTGGCAATGTCCGCGAACTTGAGAATGTTCTACAGCGCGCTTTGGTGCTGGCGATGGACAACAAAATCACCGTGGCAGATATCGTGACTGACGATGCCATTCATAACATGAACCGGCAGCCTCTGACTTCAGAGACTTTGCAGAATGTGGCCGTCGGGTAA
- a CDS encoding sigma-54 interaction domain-containing protein: MLQTDELIVGNSAASKDLKKLIDVVAPSSTTVLILGETGVGKELVARSIHNSSNRTGELISVNCAAIPSELLESELFGHEKGAFTGADKNRKGRFEMADGGTLFLDEIGDMPLSLQSKLLRALEDRTIQRVGGGKDINVDFRLVCATHQNIPSKVDNGSFRADLYYRINVFPIQVPTLAERAVDIPQIVERILSQMGKYDDIIPPEISESGYSELGRYTWPGNVRELRNVIERAVVLFAGKSISGTQVKENLLRLKVPDREEEMNAIWDAADDLSGISLGGIGDPEDAPLPHPSHYRDWFSYFDTIDLRRHLRDIEVVLIEASLEKSDGMVSQAAAALKLRRTTLIEKMKKLMIEKPVAQSSALENID, encoded by the coding sequence GTGCTTCAAACAGATGAGCTTATTGTTGGCAACTCAGCCGCGTCAAAAGATTTAAAAAAACTAATAGACGTGGTAGCGCCATCATCAACAACCGTGCTTATTCTGGGCGAAACAGGTGTTGGTAAAGAACTAGTCGCCCGCTCTATTCATAATAGTTCCAACCGTACCGGTGAACTGATTTCGGTAAATTGCGCCGCCATCCCCAGTGAATTGCTGGAAAGCGAATTGTTCGGGCATGAAAAAGGCGCCTTTACCGGTGCCGATAAAAACCGCAAAGGTCGTTTTGAAATGGCTGATGGTGGCACGTTGTTTCTTGACGAAATTGGTGACATGCCCCTCTCCCTCCAATCTAAATTGCTACGCGCGTTGGAAGATCGCACAATTCAGCGGGTTGGCGGCGGCAAGGATATTAATGTTGATTTCCGCCTTGTCTGCGCAACTCATCAAAATATCCCATCAAAGGTAGATAACGGTTCATTTCGTGCTGACTTATATTACCGGATCAATGTGTTCCCTATCCAAGTGCCAACTTTGGCTGAACGCGCCGTAGATATCCCCCAGATTGTTGAGCGTATTTTGTCACAGATGGGTAAGTATGATGATATTATTCCCCCTGAAATATCCGAAAGTGGCTATAGCGAGTTAGGCCGCTATACATGGCCCGGCAATGTTCGTGAGTTACGCAACGTCATTGAGCGCGCCGTAGTGCTATTCGCTGGTAAAAGCATTTCCGGCACCCAAGTCAAAGAAAACCTTTTACGACTAAAAGTTCCCGATCGCGAGGAAGAGATGAATGCCATTTGGGATGCCGCTGATGATTTAAGTGGTATTTCATTAGGTGGCATTGGTGACCCAGAAGATGCCCCACTTCCGCATCCATCGCATTATCGGGACTGGTTTAGTTATTTTGATACAATTGATCTGCGCCGACATCTGCGTGACATAGAAGTGGTACTGATTGAAGCGTCGTTAGAAAAAAGCGACGGTATGGTCAGCCAGGCGGCTGCCGCGCTGAAATTAAGGCGCACCACGCTGATTGAAAAAATGAAAAAATTAATGATCGAAAAACCAGTAGCGCAATCAAGCGCCCTTGAAAATATTGACTAG
- a CDS encoding flagellar export chaperone FliS, giving the protein MSYNKMMHAYKKSDQDAIVESDDPHAMVFLMFEELLRAMNKFVVNVEDSKGSPEERSKSLSRALSIIYGLQTSLNFEDGGEIAENLFRLYEYARIQLITDSGNNEIAGTKVAISALDEICDAWGMIGKAVT; this is encoded by the coding sequence ATGAGCTACAATAAAATGATGCATGCTTATAAAAAATCTGATCAGGACGCTATTGTTGAGTCGGATGATCCCCACGCAATGGTTTTTCTTATGTTTGAAGAGTTGTTGCGCGCGATGAACAAATTCGTCGTGAACGTAGAGGATTCTAAAGGGTCTCCAGAGGAGCGCTCGAAATCTTTGTCTCGTGCATTAAGCATTATTTATGGTCTGCAAACGAGCCTTAACTTTGAGGATGGTGGTGAAATTGCTGAAAATTTGTTTCGGCTATATGAGTACGCACGTATTCAGCTAATTACCGACTCAGGGAATAATGAAATTGCGGGAACTAAGGTTGCGATTAGCGCTTTGGACGAAATTTGTGATGCATGGGGGATGATAGGAAAGGCAGTAACATGA
- a CDS encoding chloride channel protein, with the protein MNYVINKFVKYTPVLTSFVVVIATGLLFGFVMALMSNGFVKGVQYLSDARGTFSNLDLTIGTTTLSFAPLCGLLLAVAAILIIRHLFKINRFHGPADSIFAAHRTDNELDVRAGIGSTLAAFVSAAGGGSVGQYGPLVHFGATMGSFMRQHTGGMLSTDIFIGCGVAGAIAAGFNAPIAGIVFAHEAILRHFSLRAIAPIAIASITAAGVSKWMFGDSYVFAMDNINVDLIGLLPVALIAGPLFGLIAVLFMLSIRHCARFAAASGWSPARLLITAAMGAGIVGMWVPEALGLGTSVISNILNEETLNVSLMILFVAKIGLTALCIGFGMFGGVFSPALLVGASAGAIVGRIFVSLGVLNAGPGLAICGMAAVASAVIGAPISGVLIILELTMSYEFAVAAMLSVVTSSMVAHVMFGHSFFDRQLLDRGIDVSLGRGHIEMMETYIADIAHDDYVHLDETCSAQQAIRIMVDAKATEAYVLDDSNGFKGKLSLHALLAEPSDNLAITHIQLEPISIKHDASLQQAIEIASHFVGENIPVIDRHNNALLGVVTEADLFKLYLGLQGRVADLERA; encoded by the coding sequence ATGAATTATGTTATCAATAAATTTGTTAAATATACTCCTGTTTTGACATCATTCGTGGTCGTGATTGCAACGGGATTATTGTTCGGTTTCGTCATGGCATTAATGTCAAATGGCTTTGTAAAGGGTGTTCAATATCTTTCTGACGCTCGCGGTACCTTTAGCAATCTTGATCTTACAATCGGAACAACTACCCTGTCTTTTGCGCCTTTATGTGGATTATTATTGGCTGTAGCCGCGATTTTGATTATCCGTCACTTATTTAAAATTAATCGTTTTCATGGTCCCGCTGATAGTATTTTTGCGGCTCATCGCACTGATAACGAGTTGGATGTGCGGGCTGGTATTGGTTCAACTCTTGCAGCCTTTGTGTCGGCTGCTGGTGGCGGGTCAGTTGGCCAATATGGCCCTCTTGTGCATTTTGGTGCCACAATGGGCAGTTTTATGCGCCAGCATACAGGTGGCATGCTTTCAACGGATATCTTTATTGGATGCGGTGTTGCAGGCGCCATTGCAGCTGGTTTTAACGCCCCAATTGCTGGAATTGTTTTTGCGCATGAAGCTATTTTGCGGCATTTCTCGCTTCGTGCCATTGCCCCGATTGCTATCGCCAGCATTACCGCTGCGGGCGTCAGTAAATGGATGTTTGGCGATAGTTACGTGTTTGCCATGGATAACATCAACGTTGATCTCATCGGGCTGTTGCCAGTGGCATTAATCGCTGGTCCTTTATTTGGTCTTATTGCCGTTTTATTCATGTTGTCAATTCGACATTGTGCACGTTTTGCTGCTGCATCTGGCTGGTCACCTGCACGTTTGCTTATCACTGCCGCGATGGGGGCGGGCATTGTTGGCATGTGGGTTCCTGAGGCCCTTGGTCTAGGTACATCAGTAATTTCAAATATTCTGAACGAAGAAACGTTAAATGTTAGTCTGATGATTTTGTTTGTTGCCAAAATTGGGCTGACGGCGCTTTGTATTGGCTTTGGGATGTTTGGTGGCGTATTTTCCCCTGCCTTACTTGTTGGCGCGTCTGCTGGCGCCATTGTTGGGCGTATATTTGTCAGTCTTGGTGTCCTCAACGCAGGGCCCGGCTTGGCTATTTGTGGTATGGCCGCGGTTGCAAGCGCGGTCATAGGTGCGCCCATTTCGGGTGTTTTGATCATCCTTGAATTAACAATGAGCTATGAATTTGCCGTAGCCGCTATGCTCAGCGTTGTCACAAGTTCGATGGTAGCGCATGTTATGTTTGGCCATTCATTTTTTGACCGGCAACTTCTTGATCGTGGCATAGATGTCTCGCTTGGGCGGGGACACATAGAAATGATGGAAACCTACATTGCTGATATTGCGCATGATGACTATGTGCATTTAGATGAAACCTGTTCAGCGCAACAAGCAATCAGGATCATGGTTGACGCCAAAGCCACAGAAGCTTATGTGCTTGACGATAGTAATGGTTTTAAAGGCAAGCTAAGCTTACATGCGTTACTGGCTGAACCATCTGACAACTTGGCTATAACACATATTCAGTTGGAGCCAATATCGATCAAGCATGATGCATCACTCCAGCAAGCCATCGAAATTGCCAGTCATTTTGTTGGCGAAAACATTCCGGTTATTGATCGGCATAATAATGCTTTGCTTGGTGTTGTAACCGAAGCCGACCTATTTAAGTTATATTTGGGTTTACAGGGGCGTGTCGCCGACTTAGAGCGCGCCTGA
- the fliD gene encoding flagellar filament capping protein FliD encodes MAVDYLSALNVGSGLNTTELIDTLVNAERAPTESLITTGKEERTVNISSVGRIKQGYSDFNSALTPLDGITGLTASHIGSSLDIEISDSTIAKNFSSNIEINSLAASQNLVFDGFSAVTSSVGTGTLEISLGNRESLTVVETTDGSSSNVEIQSITGLDSVAITALAGKTITLSDGTNTVSHTFSAGALTVAETSTGSDSVVEVQSITGLDATGLANLAGQTLTLSDGTNSIIHTFDSAPADLDAMVTALSNATGYADLEFGITAGTDALTLTYEAVGEASLATAITSSPSNLAAIVTGIQGATGYADLTFGVAAGTDALTLTYESNGSVSLATAETFDPNDDVTTQTITIGTQSSFTVSETTTGSDSVAEIQSIAGFDSAGLTSLAGQTVTISDGTNSIEHTFATAPADLAAVVTALQGATGYADLTFGITAGTDALTLTYESAAAQDLATAVQIGGGDSLTEVRDYINASSLDIVASVVKKSDTNYALAIKSREGLDYSMNIAVTETPASSGLSSLSYTKFNSSQETVSAADASITVDGISVTRDSNSVTDLIDGMTITLKSTTTSAETIGASYDSNTAYAAMSLFITNINTLAANIDAESKRGVNGDESGPLAGDPSIRSLRQKLRAFSTQAIPGFGSDSIYLANFGVRTELDGTLTLNETEMKAAFENDPDSFAAIMNSRVTTGSPLVSGSVSGDEYTPGAYSFTLTDGVGTLGETVLTNYGTAYASTSGDTSGVALSISGGGTDTTVYVGKSLLETFQEYAGKLLASTNELDKKIAVYNSEIEDYDAQLAALETRMASVRSQYVTKFSAMNSAVASMESTKTQLTSMMDAWTASLKA; translated from the coding sequence ATGGCAGTAGATTATCTAAGCGCCCTCAATGTAGGCTCAGGGCTGAACACGACCGAGTTGATTGATACCCTTGTAAATGCGGAACGCGCACCGACTGAAAGCCTTATCACCACAGGTAAAGAAGAGCGTACCGTTAATATTTCGAGTGTGGGAAGAATCAAGCAGGGCTATAGCGATTTTAATAGTGCGTTAACCCCTTTGGACGGCATTACGGGCCTGACTGCGTCACATATTGGAAGTTCGCTTGACATAGAAATTTCTGACTCAACGATTGCTAAGAATTTTTCAAGCAATATCGAAATCAACAGTCTAGCCGCTAGTCAGAATCTAGTCTTTGATGGTTTTTCAGCGGTTACATCAAGTGTTGGTACCGGCACGTTGGAAATATCGCTTGGCAACCGTGAATCACTTACCGTTGTCGAGACAACAGATGGCAGTAGTTCAAATGTTGAAATCCAATCTATTACTGGTTTAGACAGCGTTGCTATAACTGCACTTGCGGGCAAAACAATAACTTTATCTGATGGCACAAATACAGTGTCACACACATTTTCTGCGGGGGCATTAACCGTTGCCGAAACATCAACGGGGTCTGACTCAGTTGTCGAAGTGCAATCAATCACCGGCCTCGATGCCACTGGCCTTGCCAATCTGGCAGGTCAAACACTCACACTCTCTGATGGCACCAACTCAATCATACATACTTTTGATAGCGCGCCGGCAGATTTAGATGCGATGGTTACAGCACTTTCAAATGCAACAGGATACGCGGATTTAGAGTTTGGTATTACGGCTGGTACCGATGCCCTTACACTCACTTATGAAGCGGTTGGAGAGGCTTCTTTAGCCACCGCCATCACGTCGTCACCTTCAAACTTGGCAGCTATTGTAACCGGCATTCAAGGCGCAACAGGTTATGCAGACCTTACCTTTGGTGTAGCAGCTGGAACAGATGCGCTTACATTGACCTATGAATCAAATGGTTCTGTTAGTCTTGCGACAGCTGAAACTTTTGACCCAAATGATGATGTAACCACACAGACTATTACGATCGGTACGCAGTCATCATTTACCGTCAGCGAAACAACCACAGGCTCCGACTCAGTGGCTGAAATTCAATCTATTGCTGGTTTTGACAGTGCTGGTTTGACAAGTCTGGCTGGGCAAACTGTGACCATTTCAGACGGCACAAACTCTATTGAACATACATTCGCAACTGCCCCCGCCGACCTTGCTGCAGTTGTAACTGCGCTTCAGGGGGCAACAGGCTATGCTGATTTGACCTTTGGCATTACCGCCGGCACTGATGCACTTACCCTCACCTATGAGTCAGCGGCCGCGCAAGATTTGGCTACAGCGGTTCAAATTGGTGGCGGTGATAGCCTTACCGAAGTCCGTGACTACATCAACGCATCTTCACTTGATATAGTCGCATCCGTTGTTAAGAAAAGTGATACCAATTACGCGCTTGCCATTAAATCACGCGAAGGTTTGGATTACAGCATGAATATAGCTGTAACCGAAACGCCTGCATCTTCGGGGCTCAGTAGCCTTAGCTATACAAAATTCAATAGCTCACAAGAGACCGTTAGTGCCGCCGATGCCAGTATTACTGTTGATGGGATTTCAGTGACACGTGACAGTAACAGCGTCACCGATCTGATCGATGGTATGACCATCACGTTAAAATCGACGACCACAAGCGCAGAAACCATTGGGGCCTCTTACGACTCGAACACTGCCTATGCCGCGATGAGTCTCTTTATAACAAATATCAATACGCTCGCGGCTAATATAGACGCCGAAAGCAAACGCGGTGTTAATGGGGATGAGAGCGGGCCACTCGCTGGCGACCCATCAATCCGTAGTTTGCGCCAAAAGCTTCGCGCGTTCAGCACACAAGCGATACCTGGCTTTGGATCCGATTCAATTTATCTTGCTAATTTTGGTGTGCGCACTGAACTTGATGGCACATTGACGCTTAATGAAACAGAGATGAAAGCCGCCTTTGAGAATGATCCCGATAGCTTTGCTGCGATCATGAATAGTCGGGTTACAACAGGAAGCCCACTTGTTTCAGGAAGCGTATCAGGCGATGAATACACACCTGGTGCCTACAGCTTTACACTGACTGATGGCGTTGGAACGCTTGGTGAAACGGTATTAACAAATTACGGGACGGCCTATGCATCAACATCAGGTGATACAAGCGGCGTCGCTCTATCCATAAGTGGTGGTGGCACCGATACAACAGTCTATGTGGGCAAAAGCCTGCTTGAAACATTTCAGGAATATGCAGGCAAATTGCTGGCCAGCACTAATGAACTCGATAAAAAAATAGCAGTCTATAATAGTGAGATAGAAGATTATGATGCCCAGCTAGCGGCACTCGAAACACGTATGGCAAGCGTCAGGTCACAATATGTGACCAAATTCTCGGCGATGAATTCGGCCGTGGCCAGCATGGAAAGCACAAAGACACAATTAACAAGCATGATGGATGCTTGGACAGCATCGCTGAAAGCCTAA
- a CDS encoding flagellin N-terminal helical domain-containing protein produces the protein MTAINTNVSALNAQYYLSNTNKEMEQSMQRLSSGFKVNSAADDAAGLAIAGRMEAQTRGLTMAIKNANDAVSLAQTAEGALGEVTNMLQRIRELAVNSANSTLNDSDRLSLDNEVQALKAEIDRVGSTTTFNSQNLLDGTYKGKFQIGDKDGQTVDLKIGSAMTSALGMGGGASGSNTLVSARIALADAAAGDIEINGQALGAIDVSGGEDLEDVLANINSNVDNITATGFNVLTAATIGSGVTDGTAAGGLSIVTTAMGASAATTFVISASSSMDELVANINNETGGVVAATVNESGKLVLSNNTGASISVEDDSTGQGAGFTSTATDYTGFIKLEATDGSAVRVEAGNKGLSSPGTTADLLTLGFRETKAVSASDAYTTVGAALTTPATALVKGDLTINGVEIFDGGTTASDSFQGKLNLINKFSSETGVSASASFSQTFAIDTDDIVLGETLSINGQQLTHVTKTVAGLTTLLNTVSDETGLVATQNGNNITLAGENVTSLNIDFSTVADLTDGLTSTATSSAALIKGVMQDGGVAATARELTIVAGDVKEGRTFTFSSTGATGADFSVDYTVVSGDTATTVAQGIANLVRNTGSPFDVADASGISAAAGVITIVSGLNYGDGTMKFEVKTGSSKDVLSTGGTAGTPVTSYASIKLDSTSNTPIKIDTGATNAGANHAARHGFINANVGAADFDVNEPTLSAAGGSSMSGLSISTATGAVAALTTLDNAIDSVNSIRGDLGAIQNRLSYTTNNLSSIVTNTEGAKGRIMDADFAVETSKLAKTQILSQAATSMLAQANQSKQSLLALLQ, from the coding sequence ATGACTGCTATTAACACAAACGTATCTGCCTTGAATGCGCAGTATTATCTTTCGAATACCAACAAAGAAATGGAACAGTCGATGCAGCGTCTATCGTCTGGTTTCAAAGTCAACAGCGCCGCCGATGACGCTGCTGGCCTGGCAATTGCTGGTCGTATGGAAGCCCAAACTCGTGGCCTTACAATGGCGATAAAGAACGCCAATGACGCTGTCTCTCTAGCCCAAACTGCTGAAGGCGCCCTTGGTGAGGTCACCAACATGCTTCAGCGTATCCGTGAACTAGCCGTTAACTCTGCCAACAGCACTTTGAACGATAGTGACCGTCTGTCACTTGACAATGAAGTTCAGGCGCTTAAGGCCGAGATCGACCGCGTTGGTTCAACAACAACTTTCAATAGCCAAAACCTGCTTGATGGTACTTATAAAGGTAAGTTCCAGATCGGTGATAAAGATGGCCAGACTGTTGATCTGAAAATCGGATCTGCCATGACAAGTGCGCTTGGCATGGGCGGCGGTGCTTCAGGCTCTAACACTCTTGTTAGCGCTCGTATTGCGCTTGCCGACGCAGCTGCTGGTGACATTGAAATCAACGGTCAGGCTCTTGGTGCTATCGATGTGTCTGGTGGTGAAGATCTAGAAGACGTTCTTGCCAATATCAACTCAAATGTTGATAACATCACAGCGACTGGTTTCAACGTCCTGACCGCGGCTACAATTGGTAGTGGTGTTACTGACGGTACTGCTGCTGGTGGTCTTTCGATTGTAACAACTGCAATGGGTGCTTCAGCAGCCACAACATTTGTTATCTCGGCTTCATCAAGCATGGATGAGCTGGTTGCCAACATTAACAATGAAACTGGTGGTGTAGTTGCCGCTACAGTCAATGAAAGCGGTAAACTTGTACTGTCAAACAACACAGGTGCTTCAATCTCAGTAGAAGATGACTCAACAGGTCAAGGTGCTGGTTTTACATCAACTGCCACTGATTATACAGGTTTCATCAAGCTTGAGGCTACTGATGGGTCTGCTGTTCGTGTGGAAGCTGGCAATAAAGGCTTGTCAAGCCCAGGTACTACAGCTGATTTGTTGACGCTTGGTTTCCGTGAGACAAAGGCTGTATCAGCTTCTGACGCCTATACAACTGTTGGTGCCGCTCTGACCACCCCAGCCACAGCTCTTGTCAAAGGTGATCTGACCATCAATGGTGTTGAAATCTTTGATGGGGGTACAACAGCATCAGACAGCTTCCAGGGTAAACTGAACCTGATCAATAAATTCAGCTCAGAAACTGGCGTTAGCGCATCAGCAAGCTTCTCTCAGACTTTTGCCATTGATACAGATGATATCGTACTTGGTGAGACTTTGAGCATCAACGGTCAGCAACTGACGCACGTAACCAAGACAGTTGCAGGTCTGACAACTTTGCTGAACACAGTGTCAGATGAGACAGGTCTTGTTGCCACACAAAATGGTAACAATATCACTCTGGCAGGCGAAAATGTCACATCACTTAATATCGACTTTTCTACTGTTGCTGATTTGACTGACGGCTTAACATCGACTGCTACTTCATCAGCTGCCCTGATCAAAGGTGTCATGCAGGACGGTGGCGTTGCAGCTACAGCTCGTGAACTGACTATTGTTGCTGGTGATGTTAAAGAAGGACGTACATTCACATTCAGTTCTACCGGCGCTACAGGGGCTGACTTCAGTGTTGATTACACAGTTGTAAGTGGTGATACAGCTACGACAGTTGCTCAAGGCATAGCCAACCTGGTAAGAAACACCGGTTCACCGTTTGATGTTGCTGATGCCTCAGGCATTAGTGCAGCGGCAGGAGTTATCACGATTGTTTCAGGCTTGAACTATGGTGATGGAACCATGAAGTTTGAAGTAAAAACTGGTAGCTCTAAGGATGTTTTATCAACTGGTGGAACAGCAGGCACGCCTGTAACTAGCTATGCCAGCATCAAGCTAGACTCTACAAGCAACACGCCTATCAAGATTGATACAGGTGCGACTAACGCTGGTGCAAACCATGCAGCACGTCACGGCTTTATCAATGCAAATGTTGGCGCTGCTGACTTTGATGTCAATGAGCCTACATTGAGTGCCGCTGGTGGTTCATCAATGTCTGGTTTGAGCATCTCAACAGCAACTGGTGCAGTAGCAGCTTTGACAACCCTTGATAATGCAATCGACAGTGTAAACTCAATCCGTGGTGATCTGGGTGCGATTCAAAACCGCCTCAGCTACACAACGAACAACCTGTCATCGATTGTGACGAACACTGAAGGTGCCAAAGGCCGGATCATGGATGCTGACTTTGCTGTGGAAACCAGCAAGCTGGCCAAGACACAGATCCTGTCACAGGCAGCTACAAGCATGCTGGCTCAGGCTAACCAGTCCAAGCAATCACTGCTGGCTCTACTTCAGTAG
- the flgL gene encoding flagellar hook-associated protein FlgL, with translation MPISTKTFNAQSLAGFHKITGQIQEAQMRIASGKKILRSSDSPIAATNISAAKEQKVLLDRFSSNLDRAQYRLALTDQTLGQAVTVMTRIFELSIQAVNDTYSSADRQSIKAEIGELKKGMVELANKKDLTGQSLFAGYKVNSNAFEIDKDGVVQFVGDRGTHDVQVSESMRLQTGVDGASAFMRVESDYGHDSAFEIIELVENQILSGSLEEGTLDDISKAIEHITRQQTLIGAQLSKADMQADALGQRKLLLNENISDLEDADIASIVTEMQSMITSRDAAQQAFVNIGRQSLFDFMR, from the coding sequence ATGCCCATTAGTACCAAAACATTTAATGCGCAATCGCTGGCTGGATTTCATAAAATTACCGGGCAGATTCAAGAAGCGCAAATGCGTATAGCGTCAGGCAAGAAAATCCTTCGCTCGTCTGATAGCCCCATTGCGGCGACCAATATATCCGCCGCCAAAGAACAAAAGGTTCTTCTTGACCGGTTTTCATCAAATCTCGACCGGGCGCAATACCGTCTTGCCCTCACGGATCAGACGCTTGGTCAGGCGGTGACTGTCATGACGCGTATCTTTGAATTGTCTATTCAGGCGGTGAATGACACATATTCTTCTGCTGACCGTCAATCAATAAAGGCGGAAATTGGCGAGTTGAAAAAGGGTATGGTTGAACTTGCCAATAAAAAGGATCTGACTGGCCAGTCATTATTTGCGGGGTATAAGGTAAACTCAAATGCGTTTGAGATCGATAAAGATGGCGTTGTTCAATTTGTTGGTGATCGTGGCACACATGATGTACAGGTGTCTGAATCAATGCGACTTCAAACTGGTGTTGATGGGGCTTCTGCCTTTATGCGGGTTGAAAGTGATTATGGCCATGATTCGGCTTTTGAAATTATCGAGCTTGTTGAAAACCAGATATTGTCTGGTTCTTTGGAAGAAGGCACGCTGGATGATATCAGCAAAGCAATCGAACATATCACGCGCCAGCAAACTCTTATTGGCGCGCAGTTAAGCAAGGCTGACATGCAGGCAGATGCTTTGGGTCAACGAAAGCTTTTATTGAACGAAAATATCTCTGATCTTGAAGATGCTGATATTGCAAGCATTGTGACTGAAATGCAGTCAATGATCACAAGCCGTGACGCTGCCCAGCAGGCATTTGTAAATATTGGACGCCAAAGCCTGTTTGACTTTATGCGATAA